In Limanda limanda chromosome 21, fLimLim1.1, whole genome shotgun sequence, a genomic segment contains:
- the med1 gene encoding mediator of RNA polymerase II transcription subunit 1, translating to MAAVPGVSLQSGSPARELPISAQPGGNQTHGDRSKTEEGTVQEKQGRMAVLLEKLHAKHNASRPWQETCKVVRQAMEKRGAMNATGHQLLLTCLETLQRALKVSSLPSMTDRLESIARQNMLGSHLSPSGTECYITSDMFYVEVQLDSNGQLVDVKVAHQGENPTSCPELIQHLREKNFEEFSKHLKGLVELYKLPGDNKLKTKMYIALQSLELDLTKMMHMFRLATNANAVETILHGSVGLLTARSGGHLVSLQCYVSPYDIFEEGTGTQLNLTDIVPRSLGVGVSVTIEGTSAIYKLPIAPLITGSHPVDNKGTPSFSTVTNSNCVDLPACFFLKMNCPMPFSLSFIQRMGNATSIPVFETPPSLSPLYQLIVQSQRHLLEEGSSAPPPSHNTHFYSVLPDQQHCYYLNGDAPVQDGHSLQGVLVTKIPFRHPAQVPLLLDIIRHQATYNNLIGSCVKRTSIKEDSTGLLQFEVCPLTDSSFSVSFQHPVNESLVCVVMEVIDSRQVSCKLYKGLSDALICTDEFITKVVQRCMSIPVTMRAIRRKAETIQADTPALSLIAQTVEIMVKNNLPPSSSPAYNMAAGDGTNPMGLPGLTGGNTPTGGPPGGPNFAGPNISLFGMSRTERQAQGGECLAQGGVAGQQQLQQQQQQQQQGQANTDDYNKVTQNPILTSLLQTTGSVGSSPSSQNAPQPHQTPPQTSSPASNTKNHPMLMNLLKDNPTQDFAALYASSPLERQNSSSGSPRTDGLGGTCPGGSATKGKKKRPRTMEKGGMLPGAAAGGGIGMKGSSMQPNHPATHEDDFHRELLSMDVDASQNSIFDVNLTGDGLDTPHSITPAPSQCGTPPPGPGMPYSQSHVQSQQQQPPGTAPPRMVRLSSSDSIGPDITEILSDLPEQTGKSSGGSHGQHPMGSGGEDGGPLGTPIRDSSSSGQGSAVFDSADIFNTNSNENPFTDAADLIAEAAATVATPTSDSSSTNFFPDAADFNPDLLTSGHGFPQNYFDDSSPSADGDMDLVKGFGGSSQQNTPAGTPQNPTPHGQSTPEPSVKEPFDIGMVFGGNNGGGKPLMGQAPDLGDTHGTGSPSPHIMGLVAACGDFTEPKVKQQQGLMRPKEENGGSGGSSSGMGMGSSSTEGKQVKRSRTPSSEGKSKEKPPKRKKLDPDGKSPSHSSGGRPYTPPSGGSGSGGSIGGGGSKSPGSSGRSQTPPGGAAPSTLKITIQIPKGTITGGKTSSHSGYTSSSSATSSTGGASGTSSGKSHHSHSSSSGKIKSKEGSMTQGNSSKPGSGGVGGGGGPPQSKGSSQGLGAGKPGSSPITKHGLSGPGGSGGGVGSGSKVKPQGGKPSGSLMNPNIKPNISPSHSRGSGDKMSSPMKMQQSQVPGTPPSSKAKSPMGSGGGSSGGSKSSSGGGMSSQKPMGGGSSGGLSSSSSSSSSSSGSMAFSGGPQAQYGSGGGGGGGGGGAGGGSGGSGGGGGGGGGGSGGGAGQNNANNPNAKGKSPSRNKKPSLTAVIDKLKSVGGGGVGEDGCEVGPPAGGTGSGSAPGGGPGNVPSSGPSNMGPSKHASSSQSGEYKREKSDKEAKAKVSVTGGNSGDKKMMDPKAGGLGTTSLAKIIISKPDGGSPSIKAKGTLQKSGEGSGDSMRPQISSLKASPLFSGSTPKHDRSSPSHSRSPGYTPLNHDSESESGSSSVAEKSHHNSPSSDDDQTMRPLPPQDYMSSISLSSGEKHKKHKKEKKKMKERERERDRDRERDRDKEKKKSSMSMGTIAHPIKPDSWSRSPISASDSSLSMLGSERQSRPSPMYMRNEDDDLMDSALTGNL from the exons ATGGCGGCGGTGCCTGGTGTCTCTCTGCAGAGCGGCAGCCCTGCGAGAGAACTGCCAATCTCTGCCCAACCTGGGGGGAACCAGACCCATGGAGATCGGAGCAAAACCGAGGAGGGCACAG TACAAGAGAAGCAGGGTCGCATGGCTGTTCTGCTCGAGAAGCTTCATGCCAAACACAATGCCTCGCGGCCGTGGCAGGAAACCTGCAAAGTGGTGCGTCAGGCCATG GAGAAACGCGGTGCGATGAACGCCACCGGTCACCAGCTCCTGCTCACCTGTCTGGAGACGCTACAGCGAGCACTGAAAG tctCATCGCTGCCTTCCATGACAGATCGCCTGGAATCCATTGCTCGACAAAACAT GCTGGGCTCTCACCTCAGCCCATCAGGGACAGAGTGCTACATCACGTCAGACATGTTTTATGTGGAAGTGCAACTGGACTCCAACGGTCAGCTAGTGGACGTCAAGGTGGCTCATCAGGGAGAAAACCCCACG AGTTGTCCTGAGCTGATTCAACATCTGAG GGAGAAAAACTTTGAAGAGTTTTCTAAACATCTGAAGGGACTGGTCGAGTTATACAAGCTCCCTGGGGACAA TAAGTTGAAAACCAAGATGTATATTGCACTGCAGTCTTTGGAGCTTGATCTCACCAAGATGATGCACATGTTTAG GTTAGCAACCAATGCAAATGCAGTGGAGACGATTCTTCACGGCAGCGTGGGCTTGCTGACGGCCAGGAGTGGTGGCcatcttgtttctcttcagtgTTACGTGTCCCCTTATGACATATTTGAAGAGGGAACCGGCACACAGCTCAACTTAACAGACATTG TTCCGCGCTCTCTGGGTGTTGGTGTGTCTGTGACAATTGAGGGCACCTCCGCCATCTACAAGCTCCCAATCGCTCCACTCATCACTGGATCCCACCCAGTGGACAACAAGGG GACACCTTCCTTTTCCACCGTGACCAACTCCAACTGCGTGGACCTACCAGCTTGTTTCTTCCTCAAGATGAACTGCCCCATGCCTTTCTCACTCTCCTTTATTCAGAGAATGGGGAATGCTACTT CAATCCCAGTGTTTGAGACGCCTCCCAGCCTCTCACCTCTGTACCAGTTAATTGTCCAGAGCCAGCGCCATCTCTTAGAGGAGGGCAGCTCCGCACCACCACCTTCCCACAACACGCACTTCTATTCt GTGTTGCCAGATCAGCAGCACTGTTACTACCTGAACGGTGACGCCCCGGTGCAAGATGGTCATTCTCTCCAAGGAGTGCTGGTGACTAAGATCCCCTTCCGCCACCCAGCACAAGTGCCACTCCTGTTGGATATAATCCGGCATCAGGCGACCTATAACAACTTGATTGGCAGTTGTGTGAAAAGGACTTCCATCAAAGAAG ATAGTACCGGCCTGCTGCAGTTTGAAGTATGTCCTCTGACTGACTCGAGTTTCAGCGTCTCTTTCCAGCATCCAGTCAACGAATCATTAGTCTGTG TGGTGATGGAGGTGATTGACTCCAGACAGGTATCCTGCAAGTTATATAAAGGACTGTCAGATGCCCTGATCTGCACAGATGAATTCATCACCAAGGTGGTCCAGAG ATGCATGTCCATCCCTGTAACCATGCGGGCCATTCGGAGGAAAGCAGAGACCATCCAGGCAGACACTCCAGCCCTCTCGCTAATAGCACAAACAGTGGAGATCATGGTGAAGAACAATCTACCACCCTCCAGTAGTCCAGCCTACAATATGGCAGCAGGCGATGGAACTAATCCGATGGGACTGCCTGGACTCACAGGTGGCAACACACCAACAGGAGGACCCCCCGGGGGCCCCAATTTTGCAGGTCCAAATATTTCTCTGTTTGGGATGTCCCGAACAGAGAGGCAAGCCCAAGGAGGAGAGTGCCTCGCCCAGGGAGGGGTGGCGGGCCAGCAacagttgcagcagcagcaacaacaacagcagcaaggCCAGGCTAATACAGATGACTACAACAAAGTCACCCAGAATCCCATCCTGACAAGtttattacaaacaactggAAGTGTGGGTTCTAGTCCCAGCTCCCAGAATGCACCACAACCTCATCAAACCCCACCACAAACATCCTCGCCTGCCAGCAATACTAAGAATCATCCTATGTTGATGAACTTGCTGAAAGACAACCCCACCCAAGACTTTGCAGCACTGTACGCTTCCAGTCCATTAGAGAGGCAGAACTCCTCCTCTGGCTCCCCACGCACCGATGGCCTGGGTGGAACCTGTCCTGGAGGAAGCGCCacaaaagggaagaaaaagcGCCCACGGACGATGGAGAAAGGGGGCATGttacctggagctgctgcaggtggtGGTATAGGTATGAAAGGATCTTCCATGCAACCGAACCATCCAGCCACGCACGAGGATGATTTCCACCGTGAGCTCCTTTCTATGGATGTGGACGCTTCTCAAAATTCCATTTTCGATGTGAACCTGACAGGTGATGGTCTAGACACGCCCCACAGCATCACCCCGGCACCAAGCCAATGTGGAACCCCGCCCCCTGGCCCCGGGATGCCTTATTCACAGTCTCATGTCcagtctcagcagcagcagccaccggGTACTGCACCGCCTCGAATGGTCCGCCTCTCCAGCTCTGATAGTATCGGACCCGATATCACAGAAATCTTGTCGGATTTACCTGAGCAGACGGGGAAAAGCAGCGGTGGCAGCCATGGGCAGCATCCCATGGGCAGTGGTGGGGAAGATGGAGGCCCCCTGGGTACACCCATCCGTGACTCCTCCAGTTCGGGTCAGGGCAGCGCAGTGTTTGACTCGGCAGACATTTTCAATACCAACAGCAATGAGAATCCTTTCACAGATGCTGCTGATCTGATTGCAGAGGCGGCTGCAACTGTGGCCACTCCCACCAGCGATTCCTCTTCCACCAACTTTTTCCCTGATGCTGCCGACTTCAACCCTGACCTCTTGACCTCTGGCCATGGCTTCCCCCAGAATTACTTTGATGACAGCTCTCCAAGCGCCGATGGAGACATGGACCTGGTTAAAGGTTTTGGCGGAAGCAGCCAGCAAAACACCCCAGCAGGAACACCTCAGAATCCCACTCCACATGGGCAGAGCACCCCAGAGCCCTCAGTGAAGGAACCTTTTGACATAGGAATGGTTTTTGGAGGTAACAATGGTGGTGGTAAACCACTTATGGGGCAAGCTCCGGATTTGGGAGACACACATGGCACAGGGTCTCCGAGTCCGCACATAATGGGCCTAGTAGCGGCTTGTGGTGACTTTACTGAACCCAAAGTTAAACAGCAGCAGGGACTTATGCGTCCAAAGGAGGAGAATGGAGGTAGTGGAGGGAGCAGCTCTGGGATGGGAATGGGAAGCAGTTCAACAGAGGGAAAACAGGTCAAGCGTAGCAGGACGCCGTCCAGTGAGGGAAAGTCCAAAGAGAAACCTCCCAAACGCAAAAAGCTTGACCCTGATGGAAAGTCGCCCTCTCACAGCTCAGGTGGGCGACCATACACACCCCCTAGTGGTGGCTCCGGCTCTGGTGGAAGCATAGGTGGAGGAGGCTCCAAGTCCCCCGGTAGTTCAGGTCGGTCTCAAACTCCTCCCGGTGGTGCCGCACCTTCAACTCTCAAAATCACAATTCAGATCCCAAAAGGGACCATCACTGGGGGGAAGACTTCATCCCATAGTGGATACACCTCCAGCAGCTCAGCCACAAGCAGCACCGGGGGGGCAAGTGGAACCAGCAGCGGCAAAAGCCATCattctcactcctcttcctctgggaAGATTAAGTCCAAGGAAGGCTCCATGACCCAAGGTAACAGCTCCAAGCCAGGGAGTGGTGGAGTAGGCGGTGGAGGTGGGCCCCCCCAGTCTAAAGGGTCCTCCCAAGGGTTGGGCGCTGGCAAACCAGGATCCTCCCCAATCACTAAACATGGGCTCTCCGGACCTGGAGGTAGTGGAGGTGGAGTTGGAAGTGGTAGTAAAGTTAAACCGCAAGGGGGCAAGCCTTCTGGATCTCTTATGAATCCCAACATAAAGCCCAACATCTCCCCTTCGCACTCCCGCGGCTCTGGTGACAAAATGTCCTCCCCTATGAAAATGCAACAGTCTCAGGTTCCAGGAACACCTCCCTCCTCCAAGGCTAAATCTCCTATGGGCTCAGGAGGAGGCAGTTCTGGAGGGTCCAAGTCGTCTTCAGGTGGAGGCATGAGCTCCCAGAAGCCCATGGGTGGGGGCTCCTCTGGTGGCTTatcgtcctcctcatcctccagctcctcttcatcTGGCTCCATGGCATTCTCGGGAGGCCCCCAGGCTCAGTATGGTAgtgggggaggtggaggtggagggggaggtGGTGCAGGAGGGGGAAGTGGaggcagtggtggaggaggaggaggaggtggaggtggaagcGGTGGCGGGGCTGGTCAGAACAACGCAAATAACCCCAACGCCAAAGGAAAGTCTCCCAGCCGAAACAAGAAACCCTCTCTCACGGCAGTCATAGACAAACTGAAGAGCgtaggtggaggaggagtgggggaggATGGGTGTGAGGTCGGGCCACCGGCAGGGGGAACTGGTTCGGGATCTGCCCCTGGTGGTGGTCCTGGGAATGTTCCCAGCAGCGGACCTTCAAACATGGGTCCTTCCAAGCACGCTTCCTCCTCCCAAAGCGGGGAGTACAAACGTGAAAAGTCTGATAAAGAAGCAAAAGCAAAAGTGTCTGTTACCGGGGGGAATAGTGGAGATAAAAAGATGATGGATCCAAAAGCAGGAGGGTTGGGCACGACCAGTCTGGCCAAAATTATCATAAGCAAACCTGATGGTGGCTCACCGAGCATCAAAGCCAAAGGGACTCTTCAGAAATCAGGAGAGGGATCTGGTGACTCGATGCGTCCCCAAATATCCAGCCTGAAGGCGTCCCCCCTCTTCAGTGGCTCCACCCCCAAACATGACCGCTCCTCCCCGAGCCACAGCCGCTCGCCAGGATACACGCCGCTCAACCACGACAGCGAGAGCGAGTCGGGCAGCAGCTCGGTGGCCGAGAAGTCCCACCACAACAGCCCCAGCTCGGACGACGACCAGACCATGCGCCCGCTTCCGCCCCAGGACTACATGAGCTCCATCTCGCTGAGCTCGGGGGAGAAgcacaagaaacacaagaaggagaagaagaagatgaaggagagggaacgggagagggacagagaccgTGAGCGGGACAGGgacaaggagaaaaagaagTCATCGATGTCCATGGGGACAATCGCGCATCCGATAAAACCAGACAGTTGGTCTCGGTCACCCATCTCGGCTTCAGATTCATCTCTGTCTATGTTGGGTTCCGAGCGTCAGTCCCGGCCCAGTCCGATGTATATGAGAAATGAAGATGATGACCTCATGGACTCAGCCCTGACTGGCAACCTTTAG